From the genome of Medicago truncatula cultivar Jemalong A17 chromosome 2, MtrunA17r5.0-ANR, whole genome shotgun sequence:
cttcttttgttaaaaaaaattaatatatgcaTGGTACTTTTATTAACTCTTTCACATTATTAcccttttaaaacaaaaaatgaaaatctctttcattattaattattaaatctctttcttttgttttttttattaaatccttgttttttttctttctttcagaaACCGCTCTCCTCTCCTGCCCCTGCGTCGTCGCTCTCCTCTCTCAGTCAGTCAGCCATCTCCTCTCTTTATGGTTAAAATTTTGCCCAGGCTCACTGAAGATCCTGGCTCCGTTCAATCTCGAAGAACCATCACCATGAACATGAGCCAGTTCGACGGTAACGCAACATTCACCGGCGGCGGATTCATGCCTTCTCAGACCACTCAGGGTGCCAACTCTCCCTTCACTCCCTCCAAGGTTCTTATTATCTTAACTTACCAATTAGATGCTAGGatttagggttttgattttctttcttcctAATTTATAGGtttaggattttgattttcttttctgGTTAAATTATAGGGTTTAAATAGATCATATTTATCTAAATATTTGATCGCATTGCTGAGTTATGGAGGAGTTCCAAATGAATTCTTCACGGATGtacttaaaagaaatttagaagatGTTGACCATATCTATACCAAAAAGTGTACTGCCCTCAGAGGTAGTTTTATTACATACTTTTAATCAACAAATACTAATATGTCCATTGATCATTTTAAGATAAGCTGTTGGTTATTGAGACTTGAATTTAATTGTTCTGGTGCCTTAAATAGGTCGGAATCCACCGTAACAGTGGTTTTCAATTGTTGATGCACTTGCAGCTTCTGTCAACCATGGTGAGATGGATGGATTCAATGCAGCAGCAATGATTTTATGTGGGATCCCTCTTGATGAACCATTTCTACGGTATCACTTGACTAAACTTGTAAAAGTGGAAAAGAAAAAGCTTAGTCAAGGGAAACTATACTTGGAAGATTGTTTCTACATCTCTCTCTTCCCCCCATTTACAAAACCACAACCGtactctctcttcttcctctcttcttcCCCACGCTTCTCACTCGTCATTATTTGACTATTTCCTTCCCTTGTTTCAAACCTTTTATTCTTCAGAAACTGTTTGAattcaactctctctctctctctctcggtTCTCACTCACTCTATGGTAAGCCAATTCATTCCCCAATTTCTCATTCCTTCTATGTTTTAATTGTTAATTGGAAATTATTGTATAAGAAAATAGGGACATGAATTTGATTCCGTTAGAGTAGTTAGGGAAAACAACTAGTTATGTTAGGAAAGTTAACTAAATTTGATTCCGTTAAAATAGTTAGAAGCAGACTGTTATGGGATTTGGGAAGTTAGGAATCGGTTGGTTTGTTTTGGTGGGTGACagttagttaaaaaaattatgggaaGGTTTGTTATTATTGAGGACTGTTACGAATTAGTTAGAGGTTTAGAAGCTTGTAGGAATTTTGTTACaattagggtttaggttagTTTGATAGGATTTGTTAGAACAGGGTCTGTTAAGGGTAGTTAGTCTGAAAATTAGTTCtggttttatttttgaatgtttatggaatgacttaaaaatgtgctaCTACTATCCTCTGTTGTCAAAAGCGGCTGCGCCAGCCGCTATAGCGGAACCAGACCGCGTCGGCACATGTCAGAAGTGGAAAGCGGCCAAAGCGGACCTATAAATAGTATAACAATAACTTGTACTAGTTGTATATAATTGGTATTAGCCATTTTCGATTTTGCtatcctttttatttcatattatgaATACATCATGAAATTTTGAGTAATGTttaaggtattttagtatttctttttgAATAGTATGGTATCTAGTATTAAAGTGCTACTATCCTAGTGCTTGTGATGCTATGGTTATGTCTTGGAATTAAAGTGTCCATTGGATGCTTGAATGTGTATTAGTTTGATGTTTAACTgtaatgatattaattttagacGTTGTAATGACCTATTGTGCGAAGAGAGGTTATAGTGACCTATtgttgattaattatttttggaaaatgtaAATTTCGAATTGGAGTTGCTATGTGGTTGTATAGTGTTTTGATTAAAATCCTACTGACCAGTGCATGATCTTTGCAGCAAATAATGTTCTTTATTTGTATCAAAACATTATGCAAATATTTCTTCCTACTGACAGTGCATGATCTTTACAGTCCCCATGGTTTTTACCTTACTGCATTGTCATCATTACtgttttcctttccttccattAATCCAAATAACTTCATTTCtgttttcctttccttccattGATCCAAATAACTTCATTTCTCCGTTTATTTACACACTTTCAGAGTTTGTATAAGACATTATTGAGTTTGTATAAGATAGTAACTCCATACGGCATGCTTGgtgttaaattaatattatatgtgACTATAAGAATGCAGGAAATGGAAGCAAAAGGAACTTCTAAATTGACAACTTTGCACACATTATGGTCAGAATTAGATGAACCGCTTAAAACCAAAATCAACGATATAATTGATAATAATGATAAGGGTAGTTCTTTGTTGAGACTCCTAAGGCTTATCCCCACAAAACCAGTGGAATTGCAAACATCTTTGTTGAAAACTTTCATGTCATATTATAACATTGATGAAAATGTTTCTTATTTTCGGGTCTGTGGGGGTTATCCACAGTAGGGGTTATATCTAGTAGGGGTTATAACTAGTGGAATTATACATGACCCTCTTATTTTAAAGAACTCCTCATCATGGTGGTGATTCTAAGCTGTTTGCTTGATGAATGTAATTTGTTAAGGTTGATTTGCAACAAACCCTTCTTTCCAACTCGAAAGTAAGGCCGAGAATTTAATATTATCATATGGATTGTAGTTAACCTACAAATgcaacacaattttcaatagcTAAATTGATTAAAGcaaaaacttcaaataaaatatactgGTCTTGTCAAGTTACAAGGCTTACCTTTTTAGCAGTCATTGTGTTAATTAAATCGAAATAATCTACCTATTTCCGTGTGTTCAAGGTAAACTGTTCTAAATGACTGACCAATCATTTATCAACGGAAGTGGTATATTTGTGAAATTCAGACTTGATAACATGAGCAAGTCCTTGATCTTTGTCAGATGTAGGAATACAAAGACCTATCATATCACAACAAAATAAAGTGACCGTTATTTCTCAATTGTTAAAAGGAAATACTTTTTTAATTGGAGaatggaaatataaaataacttaCCTGCAGGGACAATGCAATCCCGTTCAGCTGTTTTACACCatcttctttaatttttttcatagaaCAATATAGGTGTGCAAGAGCAGCAGCACCCCAAGCataatcttttatttcttcaacaTGATAAATCAATGGAAGATGGAGAGTATCAACATCCCCCTTAGAAGAACTACTGAATAAGGACGAACCTAGAACATAAAGAGCATATGCTCTAGCATGTCGATCTAGTTCAACTTCAGATGCATTTGGTGGAACTTCCATAAATTTTTCTCTAAGAACAGATAGCTTGATGGCTCCTcgaattgcatttttttttaaaggtcaaATCTTGTCCAAAAATTGTTCGGACCAGAAAGTCATGTCACCATCGATCCCAGTGACATGCTTGTCTGTAATGTGCAAGCCTGTAATGTTTAGCACATCTTTCAAttcaaaaactaattttataacACCAAATTCAAATCCACATCTCTCTGAATTGAAATGGGACACCACACATTCCATAAGCTGGTTATTGAGCATTATTTAAATCCACATCTCTCTGAATTGAAATTGGATACCACGTCTCTCTAAATTGATAGCTCCTACTCATTGGGTTTGGCTTTCTTTATTATTGAGCATTATTCAGAAAGATATGGATTTGAAATTGGTgttataaaattagttttttgatTGAAAGATGTGCTAAACATTATAGGCTTGCACATTACAGGCAAGCCTGTCACTAGGATCGATGGTGACATGACTTTTTGGTCCGAAGAATGTTTTGGACATGATTTGacctttaaaaaaagtgaaattcgAGGAGCCATCAAGCTATCTGTTCTTGGAGAAAAATTTATGGAAGTTCCACCAAATGCATCTGAAGTTGAACTAGATCGACATGCTAGAGCATATGCTCTTTATGTTCTAGGTTCGTCCTTATTCAGTAGTTCTTCTAAGGGGGATGTTGATACTCTCCATCTTCCATTGCTTTATCAtgttgaagaaataaaagattatGCCTGGGGTGCTGCTGCTCTTCCACACCTTTATTGttctatgaaaaaaattaaagaagagGGTGTAAAGCATCTGAACGGGATTGCATTGTCCCTGCAGGtaagttattttatatttccattCTCCAATTAAAAAAGTATTTCTTTTTAACCATTGAGAAAtaattttcactttattttgTTGTGATATGATTGGTCTTTGTATTCCTACATCTGACAACGATCAAGGACTTGCTCATGTTATCAAGTCTAAATTTCGCAAATAAACAACTTCCGTTGATAAATGATTGGTCACGTCATTTAGAACAGTTTACCTTGAAAACACTGAAAGATATAGATTATTTCGATTTAATTAACACAATGACTGCTAAAAAGGTAAGCCTTGTAACTTGACAAGACCAGTATatttatttgaagtttttgCTTTAATCAATTTAGcaattgaaaattgtgttgCATTTGTAGGTTAACTACAATCCATATGATAATATTAAATTCCCGGCTATACTTTCGAGTTGGAAAGAAGGGTTTGTTGCAAATAAACCTTAACAATAAATTAGATTgtatttcgtgttctttttgttaattagcgtaattttacgtcgtttttgaaaaataaacttcgattgtatttcattttttccgttaatttacgctacctaacactctattagttaattaattagcgtagtttgacgtcttttttgaaaaataaattagaaatgcatatatacaattacaacgctttactctcaggtgcgatcataccagcactaatgcaccggatcccatcagaactccgcagttaagcgtgcttgggcgagagtagtactaggatgggtgacctcctgggaagtccttgtgttgcacctctttttgccaaaatttcgtgttctttttgttaattagcgtaattttacgtcgtttttgaaaaataaacttcgattgtatttcattttttccgttaatttacgctacctaacactctattagttaattaattagcgtagtttgacgtcttttttgaaaaataaattagaaatgcatatatacaattacaacgctttactctcaggtgcgatcataccagcactaatgcaccggatcccatcagaactccgcagttaagcgtgcttgggcgagagtagtactaggtaggatgggtgacctcctgggaagtccttgtgttgcacctctttttgccaaaatttcgtgttctttttgttaattagcgtaattttacgtcgtttttgaaaaataaacttcgattgtatttcattttttccgttaatttacgctacctaacactctattagttaattaattagcgtagtttgacgtcttttttgaaaaataaattagaaatgcatatatacaattacaacgctttactctcaggtgcgatcataccagcactaatgcaccggatcccatcagaactccgcagttaagcgtgcttgggcgagagtagtactaggatgggtgacctcctgggaagtccttgtgttgcacctctttttgccaaaatttcgtgttctttttgttaattagcgtaattttacgtcgtttttgaaaaataaacttcgattgtatttcattttttccgttaatttacgctacctaacactctattagttaattaattagcgtagtttgacgtcttttttgaaaaataaattagaaatgcatatatacaattacaacgctttactctcaggtgcgatcataccagcactaatgcaccggatcccatcagaactccgcagttaagcgtgcttgggcgagagagtagtactaggatgggtgacctcctgggaagtccttgtgttgcacctctttttgccaaaatttcgtgttctttttgttaattagcgtaattttacgtcgtttttgaaaaataaacttcgattgtatttcattttttccgttaatttacgctacctaacactctattagttaattaattagcgtagtttgacgtcttttttgaaaaataaattagaaatgcatatatacaattacaacgctttactctcaggtgcgatcataccagcactaatgcaccggatcccatcagaactccgcagttaagcgtgcttgggcgagagtagtactaggatgggtgacctcctgggaagtccttgtgttgcacctctttttgccaaaatttcgtgttctttttgttaattagcgtaattttacgtcgtttttgaaaaataaacttcgattgtatttcattttttccgttagattacgctacctaacactctattagttaattaattagcgtagtttgacgtcttttttgaaaaataaattagaaatgcatatatacaattacaacgctttactctcaggtgcgatcataccagcactaatgcaccggatcccatcagaactccgcagttaagcgtgcttgggcgagagtagtactaggtaggatgggtgacctcctgggaagtccttgtgttgcacctctttttgccaaaatttcgtgttctttttgttaattagcgtaattttacgtcgtttttgaaaaataaacttcgattgtatttcattttttccgttaatttacgctacctaacactctattagttaattaattagcgtagtttgacgtcttttttgaaaaataaattagaaatgcatatatacaattacaacgctttactctcaggtgcgatcataccagcactaatgcaccggatcccatcagaactccgcagttaagcgtgcttgggcgagagtagtactaggatgggtgacctcctgggaagtccttgtgttgcacctctttttgccaaaatttcgtgttctttttgttaattagcgtaattttacgtcgtttttgaaaaataaacttcgattgtatttcattttttccgttaatttacgctacctaacactctattagttaattaattagcgtagtttgacgtcttttttgaaaaataaattagaaatgcatatatacaattacaacgctttactctcaggtgcgatcataccagcactaatgcaccggatcccatcagaactccgcagttaagcgtgcttgggcgagagtagtactaggatgggtgacctcctgggaagtccttgtgttgcacctctttttgccaaaatttcgtgttctttttgttaattagcgtaattttacgtcgtttttgaaaaataaacttcgattgtatttcattttttccgttaatttacgctacctaacactctattagttaattaattagcgtagtttgacgtcttttttgaaaaataaattagaaatgcatatatacaattacaacgctttactctcaggtgcgatcataccagcactaatgcaccggatcccatcagaactccgcagttaagcg
Proteins encoded in this window:
- the LOC11411705 gene encoding probable RNA-dependent RNA polymerase 5; this translates as MVKILPRLTEDPGSVQSRRTITMNMSQFDGNATFTGGGFMPSQTTQGANSPFTPSKGLNRSYLSKYLIALLSYGGVPNEFFTDVLKRNLEDVDHIYTKKCTALRGRNPP